In a single window of the Delftia tsuruhatensis genome:
- a CDS encoding VOC family protein encodes MKIVITSVLVDDQDKALAFYRDVLGFILKHDIPMGGPTRWLTLTSPGDPDGVELLLEPDMHPAARPFKTALHADGVPATFFGVDDVQAEYERLSAAGVRFTRLPTHLGPVTIAVFDDTCGNLIQINQRH; translated from the coding sequence ATGAAGATCGTCATCACCAGCGTGCTCGTCGACGACCAGGACAAGGCCCTGGCCTTCTACCGCGACGTGCTCGGCTTCATCCTCAAGCACGACATTCCCATGGGAGGGCCGACGCGCTGGCTGACGCTGACCTCGCCTGGCGACCCCGATGGCGTGGAGCTGCTGCTGGAGCCGGACATGCACCCGGCGGCCAGGCCGTTCAAGACCGCCTTGCATGCGGACGGCGTGCCGGCCACCTTCTTCGGCGTGGACGACGTGCAGGCCGAGTACGAGCGCCTGAGCGCGGCCGGCGTGCGCTTCACAAGGCTGCCCACCCATCTGGGCCCCGTGACGATAGCCGTGTTCGACGACACCTGCGGCAATCTCATACAGATCAACCAGCGGCATTGA